In Ectothiorhodospira sp. BSL-9, a single window of DNA contains:
- a CDS encoding DUF4845 domain-containing protein, whose translation MKTLHSQSGAGFIPLLLIIGILVMLGTVGLRLFPVYMEYWNATSIVKDVASEPGAANKNARQLWTDVNRRFQINSVDNVQRDHVTVEQQGGGQVLRVQYEVRTPMIANVDAVVSFDRSYPLAD comes from the coding sequence ATGAAGACCTTGCATTCGCAATCCGGCGCCGGGTTCATCCCGCTGCTTCTGATCATCGGTATCCTCGTGATGCTGGGAACCGTGGGACTGCGGCTGTTCCCGGTTTACATGGAGTACTGGAACGCAACATCCATCGTCAAGGATGTGGCCAGCGAACCAGGTGCCGCCAACAAGAACGCCCGTCAGTTGTGGACCGATGTGAACCGCCGCTTTCAGATCAACTCAGTGGATAACGTGCAGCGCGACCATGTCACTGTGGAACAGCAGGGGGGCGGGCAGGTCCTGCGGGTCCAGTACGAGGTGCGCACCCCCATGATTGCCAATGTGGACGCGGTGGTGAGTTTCGACCGGTCGTACCCACTGGCAGATTGA
- the rnc gene encoding ribonuclease III, translating to MVRTGLMALLPESVPDSEALRQALTHRSAGQRHNERLEYLGDSVLNFIIADRLYQVRPEAPEGELSRLRAALVNKDSLAVIARDQGMGELLSLGEGERKSGGHRRDSILADALEAVIGAVYVLTDFETTRDFVLKLYASRFASLPSAESLKDPKTRLQEWLQRRNLDIPDYEILEVSGKPHDQHFKAACHIPARELSVKGEGSSRRRAEQAAAVKAMEALQAVEKNT from the coding sequence ATGGTACGTACTGGTCTTATGGCGCTTTTGCCCGAATCCGTCCCGGATTCGGAAGCCCTGCGTCAGGCGCTCACCCATCGTAGCGCCGGGCAGCGCCACAACGAGCGCCTGGAATATCTGGGTGACAGTGTGCTCAATTTCATCATCGCCGACCGCCTGTACCAGGTGCGGCCCGAGGCCCCGGAGGGGGAACTCAGCCGCCTGCGGGCCGCCCTGGTGAACAAGGACAGCCTGGCGGTCATTGCTCGGGATCAGGGCATGGGGGAGTTGCTCAGTCTCGGTGAGGGCGAGCGCAAGAGTGGCGGTCATCGCCGGGATTCCATCCTCGCCGATGCCCTGGAAGCGGTGATCGGTGCGGTGTACGTGCTCACGGATTTTGAAACCACGCGGGACTTCGTGCTCAAGCTCTATGCGTCCCGCTTTGCCAGCCTGCCCAGTGCCGAATCCCTCAAGGACCCCAAAACCCGCCTGCAGGAATGGCTGCAGCGCAGAAACCTGGACATCCCCGACTACGAGATCCTGGAAGTGTCGGGCAAACCTCATGATCAGCATTTCAAGGCAGCCTGCCATATCCCGGCTCGGGAGTTATCGGTGAAGGGCGAGGGCAGCAGTCGTCGCCGCGCCGAGCAGGCCGCCGCCGTCAAGGCCATGGAAGCACTCCAGGCCGTGGAGAAGAACACTTGA
- the era gene encoding GTPase Era, with the protein MIEHSDPGSLGQGDDLSSTRCGYVAIIGRPNVGKSTLLNHLVGEKIAAASRKAQTTRHRIRGLITHGPDQLVLVDTPGVDPSTPKLLGKVLNRTAQAAVDDVDAVVLVVEAGRWEPADEALAQRLENSNRPVVLVINKVDRLKDKSALLPYIDQVRGRLPFHEVVPLSALKGKNVEPLVDTLMQLLPPGPHLFPDDEITDRSQRFRVTEVIREQLLERLGQEVPYATSVEVEQWEDSGTALHIGAVIWVEREGQKAIVVGKGGRMIKGVGSGARVELEQMLERKVMLKLWVKLRDGWQDDLDGIRRMGIDVES; encoded by the coding sequence TTGATTGAACATTCCGATCCTGGCTCCCTGGGCCAGGGTGATGACCTGTCGTCCACTCGTTGTGGTTATGTTGCCATTATCGGGCGTCCGAACGTGGGCAAGTCCACCTTGCTCAACCACCTGGTGGGGGAGAAGATCGCCGCCGCCAGCCGCAAGGCCCAGACCACGCGGCACCGGATTCGCGGACTGATCACCCACGGCCCGGACCAGTTGGTGCTGGTGGATACCCCGGGGGTGGATCCCTCCACACCCAAGTTGTTGGGCAAGGTACTCAATCGCACCGCTCAGGCGGCAGTGGATGATGTGGATGCCGTGGTCCTGGTGGTGGAGGCGGGCCGCTGGGAACCCGCTGACGAGGCCCTGGCCCAGCGCCTGGAGAACAGCAACCGCCCTGTGGTGCTGGTCATCAATAAGGTGGATCGGCTCAAGGACAAGTCGGCCCTTTTGCCCTATATCGACCAGGTGCGGGGACGGCTGCCCTTTCACGAGGTGGTGCCCCTCTCGGCCCTCAAGGGCAAGAACGTCGAGCCACTGGTGGACACGCTGATGCAACTCCTGCCGCCAGGCCCCCATCTGTTCCCGGATGACGAAATCACCGACCGCAGTCAGCGTTTTCGCGTGACGGAGGTGATCCGCGAGCAACTCCTGGAGCGCCTGGGCCAGGAAGTGCCCTACGCCACCTCGGTGGAGGTGGAACAATGGGAAGACTCCGGCACCGCACTGCATATCGGCGCGGTGATCTGGGTGGAACGCGAGGGTCAGAAGGCCATTGTCGTGGGCAAGGGAGGCCGCATGATCAAGGGCGTGGGCAGCGGCGCCCGGGTGGAACTGGAACAGATGCTCGAACGCAAGGTGATGCTCAAGCTCTGGGTGAAGTTGCGGGACGGCTGGCAGGATGATCTGGACGGTATCCGCCGCATGGGGATCGACGTGGAGTCGTGA
- the recO gene encoding DNA repair protein RecO, producing the protein MSTVARSIGYVLHARPYRETSQLLELFTVSEGRMAAVLRGARNRGRHAAQPFRRMELAWSGRGQVQTLTQCDETGAMRLKGDRAICGLYVNELAMKLLPRQIQAPELFEAYERVLGQLADAGIPVELPLRQYELALLQWLGEGLEFLSSDTLDPSAHYLVEPQQTPRPAGAGEMDSPHCITGRALTALLCGQLEDREDRRQARRVLRLLLDHHLEGKPLVSRQLIARGRSDATS; encoded by the coding sequence GTGAGCACCGTCGCGCGCAGCATCGGCTATGTGCTGCATGCCCGCCCTTACCGTGAAACCAGCCAGCTGCTGGAACTGTTCACCGTATCCGAGGGGCGCATGGCCGCCGTGCTGCGCGGTGCCCGCAACCGGGGGCGTCACGCCGCCCAGCCCTTTCGCCGGATGGAACTGGCCTGGTCCGGACGTGGTCAGGTACAGACCCTCACCCAGTGCGATGAGACCGGGGCCATGCGGCTCAAGGGAGATCGGGCCATTTGTGGCCTGTATGTGAACGAACTGGCCATGAAGTTGTTGCCCCGACAGATCCAGGCTCCCGAACTGTTCGAGGCGTATGAGCGGGTACTGGGCCAACTGGCAGATGCTGGCATTCCCGTGGAGTTACCGTTGCGCCAGTATGAGCTGGCGCTGTTGCAATGGCTGGGGGAAGGCCTGGAGTTCCTGTCCAGCGACACACTGGACCCCAGCGCTCATTATCTGGTGGAACCTCAGCAGACGCCGCGTCCCGCCGGTGCAGGCGAGATGGATTCACCCCACTGTATCACCGGGCGGGCATTGACCGCCCTGTTATGCGGTCAACTGGAAGACCGCGAAGACCGGCGTCAGGCAAGGCGGGTGCTGCGTCTGCTGCTGGATCACCATCTGGAGGGTAAGCCCCTCGTTTCACGTCAACTCATCGCCCGCGGGCGATCGGATGCCACATCATGA
- a CDS encoding pyridoxine 5'-phosphate synthase, protein MSFVFPRLRLGVNIDHLATIRQVRHTTYPDLEDAVRRIEAAGADIITLHLREDRRHIQDADVYGLRHTIQSGMNLEMAPTAEMHAIALEVKPEACCLVPERREELTTEGGLDVLGHEDRLADYCAGLVEAGIKVSLFVEPDPEHLDAARRIGAPVVELHTGAYANAGSPEERQALLEQIGRAARHGHELGLVVSAGHGLDYDNVGPIAAIPEFYELNIGHSIVARALFCGIQEAVVEMRAAMDAAR, encoded by the coding sequence ATGAGCTTTGTCTTTCCCCGTTTACGCCTGGGTGTGAACATCGATCATCTGGCTACCATCCGCCAGGTACGTCACACCACCTATCCCGATCTTGAAGATGCCGTACGCCGTATTGAGGCCGCCGGCGCCGACATCATCACCCTGCATCTGCGGGAGGACAGGCGCCATATTCAGGACGCAGATGTGTACGGCCTGCGCCATACCATCCAAAGTGGCATGAATCTGGAGATGGCCCCCACCGCCGAGATGCATGCCATTGCCCTGGAGGTGAAGCCCGAGGCCTGTTGCCTGGTGCCTGAGCGCCGTGAGGAACTCACCACCGAGGGTGGGCTGGACGTTCTGGGGCATGAGGATCGCCTGGCCGACTACTGTGCCGGGCTGGTGGAGGCCGGCATCAAGGTCTCCCTGTTCGTGGAGCCGGATCCCGAGCACCTGGATGCCGCCCGGCGCATCGGCGCGCCCGTGGTGGAACTGCACACGGGTGCCTATGCCAACGCCGGGAGCCCTGAGGAGCGTCAGGCGTTGCTGGAACAGATCGGCCGGGCGGCGCGCCACGGTCACGAACTGGGGCTGGTGGTCAGTGCCGGTCACGGCCTGGACTACGACAACGTGGGACCCATTGCCGCGATTCCTGAATTCTATGAGTTGAACATCGGCCACTCCATCGTGGCGCGGGCCCTGTTCTGTGGCATTCAGGAAGCGGTGGTGGAGATGCGTGCCGCCATGGATGCTGCCCGCTGA
- the acpS gene encoding holo-ACP synthase, translating into MRVIGIGTDIVAVHRIEASLTRHGEGFARRILHPDEWDGFRDSPAPAAFLAKRFAAKEAAAKALGVGIGARMSLQDACVDHDPHGRPLLRLEGRGQETAQALGVKETQISLSDERDYALAFVVMSG; encoded by the coding sequence ATGCGCGTGATCGGGATCGGTACGGATATCGTCGCTGTGCACCGTATCGAGGCCTCGTTGACCCGCCATGGCGAGGGTTTCGCCCGACGTATCCTGCATCCTGACGAATGGGACGGATTTCGCGACAGTCCCGCACCGGCGGCATTCCTGGCGAAACGCTTCGCGGCCAAGGAGGCGGCCGCCAAGGCCCTGGGCGTGGGCATCGGGGCCCGGATGTCCCTCCAGGATGCCTGCGTCGACCACGACCCCCACGGACGCCCCTTGCTGCGCCTTGAGGGCAGGGGGCAGGAAACGGCGCAAGCCCTGGGGGTCAAGGAGACGCAGATCAGTCTCTCCGATGAGCGCGATTACGCCCTGGCCTTCGTGGTCATGTCAGGTTGA
- a CDS encoding ATP-binding protein: MQGRIRHRILTLSLLPSLAVALALTLYWTDIKVRELDEQLLMRGEMLAAFLGPAAEYGVISGNRNYLEAVTAKARMQPDVLEVTIKDHQGHQVYHHEQQPGGSDTNAAVAWMASHLFGEEVKRFQEEIRLTALDEFDLPLPDASTAPGNGDPRLIGTVSLSLTNVPTSVHQTQSMLQSLMIVMLLLAITWVLVSRWSMRLSMPLEKIAATVKYIDQGDLTARSRARVDGEIGVLQVGINSMAESIERSQQSMTERVQEATQRLQEKLREIDEKNQALTRARGEADQANRRKSEFLASISHELRTPLTAVQGYAELLIQRGTLDDQERSWVNIIDESSQDTLKLVSDLLDISRIESGNVYINRTAFNLRQLLGEVISVCDKAVPERTVNIALLMEPGTPEHLISDPLRVKQLLTNVLSNAVKFTLNGHVILRVRARETAQGTTLEMEVQDFGPGIDEVHLERIFEPFYQVQPDEIQRVGSGLGLGITRGLVKVLGGQISVDSRPGEGATFRLQVPMETVDAAAEPAAPVLDALVIHADDAEARDLALGCARQQGLQAWPVDSMQGFLDALRASHRHRGLLWLRRPGAESLRVLRQPPRQAEQVILVAFSALPDDLTAEWRRRGALLVAPQLSESMLREYLLRQGTESGQYPATERPRLAHPGPRSISGKRVLIADDNAINRRLLTEFVSGMGGLVDEAANGRQAAESYRARRCDIVFMDVHMPVLDGPGALRLIRREDPGARIIAVTADARPEFHRELLELGFDRILTKPVSQNDLLDCVKKAANDQVPTSAAPPASSFQLPTGGPLHDPERALRMAGDSPDLARELRQLLIRDLTRARQELCDTGMKRPALLKLAHQLKGASRYCATPRLEAASTALEKALRENDEVSIPGMRQTLLDEVEALLSLWDNVINLT; this comes from the coding sequence ATGCAAGGTCGCATACGCCATCGCATCCTCACCCTGTCACTGCTACCCAGCCTCGCGGTGGCGCTGGCGCTGACGCTCTACTGGACGGACATCAAGGTCCGGGAACTGGATGAGCAGTTATTGATGCGCGGTGAGATGCTGGCGGCATTCCTGGGGCCAGCGGCTGAGTATGGGGTGATCTCCGGCAACAGGAACTATCTGGAGGCGGTGACCGCCAAGGCACGCATGCAGCCCGATGTGCTGGAGGTCACCATCAAGGATCACCAGGGGCATCAGGTTTACCATCACGAACAGCAGCCTGGTGGCAGTGATACCAACGCGGCCGTGGCCTGGATGGCCTCGCACCTGTTTGGCGAGGAGGTCAAACGTTTTCAGGAGGAGATCCGTCTCACGGCCCTGGACGAGTTCGACCTGCCCTTGCCCGATGCCTCCACGGCTCCGGGCAATGGCGATCCCCGCCTCATCGGCACGGTCTCGCTCAGCCTGACCAACGTCCCCACCTCGGTGCATCAGACCCAGTCCATGCTGCAGAGCCTGATGATCGTCATGCTCTTGCTGGCAATCACCTGGGTGCTGGTGAGCCGCTGGAGCATGCGCCTGTCCATGCCGCTGGAGAAGATTGCCGCCACGGTGAAATACATCGACCAGGGAGACCTCACGGCCCGCAGTCGCGCCCGGGTGGATGGTGAAATCGGCGTGCTGCAGGTGGGCATCAACAGCATGGCGGAGAGCATCGAGCGTTCCCAGCAGTCCATGACTGAGCGTGTTCAGGAGGCCACACAACGCCTGCAGGAAAAACTCCGCGAGATCGACGAGAAGAACCAGGCCCTGACCCGGGCTCGCGGTGAGGCCGATCAGGCCAATCGGCGCAAATCCGAGTTTCTGGCCAGCATCAGCCACGAACTGCGCACCCCCCTCACCGCAGTTCAGGGCTACGCGGAGTTGTTGATCCAGCGTGGCACCCTGGATGACCAGGAACGATCCTGGGTCAATATCATCGATGAATCCAGCCAGGACACCCTTAAACTGGTCAGCGACCTGCTGGATATTTCTCGCATCGAGTCCGGCAATGTCTACATCAACCGCACAGCCTTCAATCTGCGGCAACTGCTGGGCGAAGTGATCAGCGTTTGCGACAAGGCCGTGCCGGAGCGGACCGTCAATATTGCCCTGCTGATGGAGCCGGGCACCCCGGAGCATCTGATCAGCGATCCGCTACGGGTGAAGCAGTTACTGACCAACGTGCTCAGTAATGCGGTCAAGTTCACGCTGAACGGCCATGTCATCCTGCGGGTGCGGGCCCGGGAGACTGCCCAGGGCACTACTCTGGAGATGGAGGTTCAGGACTTCGGGCCCGGGATCGACGAAGTCCACCTGGAGCGAATTTTCGAGCCCTTTTACCAGGTTCAGCCCGACGAGATTCAGAGGGTGGGCTCAGGCCTGGGGCTTGGCATTACGCGAGGCCTGGTCAAGGTGCTCGGGGGGCAGATCTCGGTCGACAGTCGCCCGGGCGAAGGCGCCACCTTCCGCCTGCAGGTGCCCATGGAAACCGTCGACGCGGCCGCTGAACCCGCCGCACCGGTGCTCGATGCCCTGGTGATCCACGCGGATGACGCCGAGGCCCGTGACCTGGCGCTGGGCTGCGCACGCCAGCAGGGGCTGCAGGCGTGGCCAGTGGATAGCATGCAGGGCTTTCTGGATGCGCTGCGTGCATCGCACAGGCATCGGGGCTTGCTATGGCTGCGCCGTCCGGGTGCTGAGAGCCTGCGCGTCCTCAGACAGCCTCCCCGGCAGGCGGAGCAGGTGATCCTGGTCGCCTTCTCTGCCCTCCCGGACGATCTCACTGCAGAATGGCGTCGGCGCGGTGCGCTGCTGGTCGCGCCGCAACTGTCGGAAAGCATGCTGAGAGAGTATCTGCTCAGGCAGGGTACTGAATCCGGGCAGTACCCCGCTACCGAGAGACCCCGACTGGCACATCCAGGGCCCCGGTCCATCAGTGGCAAGCGCGTTCTCATCGCCGATGACAATGCCATCAATCGCCGTCTGCTCACCGAGTTCGTCAGCGGCATGGGCGGGCTGGTGGATGAAGCCGCCAACGGCCGCCAGGCTGCGGAGTCCTACCGGGCCCGGCGCTGCGATATCGTATTCATGGATGTACACATGCCGGTGCTGGACGGCCCCGGAGCGCTGCGGCTCATCCGCCGGGAGGACCCAGGCGCCAGGATCATCGCCGTTACCGCTGACGCCCGCCCTGAGTTCCATCGGGAGTTGCTGGAGCTGGGATTTGACCGCATCCTGACCAAGCCCGTTTCCCAGAACGATCTACTGGATTGCGTGAAAAAGGCCGCCAACGATCAGGTCCCGACCAGCGCCGCCCCCCCTGCAAGCTCGTTTCAACTGCCGACGGGTGGCCCCCTTCACGATCCGGAGCGTGCCCTGCGTATGGCTGGCGACTCCCCTGACCTGGCGAGGGAACTGCGACAACTCTTGATCCGGGATCTGACAAGGGCCCGACAGGAGTTGTGCGATACCGGGATGAAGCGCCCGGCGCTGCTGAAGCTGGCGCACCAGCTCAAGGGGGCCTCGCGCTATTGCGCCACACCCCGCCTGGAGGCGGCCAGTACCGCTCTGGAAAAAGCCTTGCGCGAGAATGACGAGGTGTCCATACCCGGAATGCGTCAAACCCTGCTGGACGAGGTGGAGGCCCTGCTATCGCTTTGGGACAACGTGATCAACCTGACATGA
- a CDS encoding ABC transporter substrate-binding protein gives MAIWIGMGQTVLAQDGGAEAPTVTHFQRIIFLASAETPLHQEVFQGLARTLPRDREPVFTAMDSPDAALWLQSADCHNCLIITSGTRAAESAQGQTRKARVLSITVPAISYERVMDSRGGDPRFAAIFMDIPLERRVEIVRQHVPALNRFAIVQSPGFGTTPDNTSLREKDDPLSLLRFAAKEDDLIPTFIQASREADAILTVPDRRIYNPRTIVSIMMTTYRQGTPLIGHSEALHRAGALMSIHSPPQALGREAGQYIQSLSGPDDWVAVRRHTEVHQVSINRQVARSLRITVEEP, from the coding sequence ATGGCGATATGGATCGGGATGGGCCAGACGGTTCTCGCTCAGGACGGCGGGGCAGAAGCCCCGACGGTCACGCACTTCCAGCGCATCATCTTCCTGGCAAGTGCAGAGACTCCCTTGCACCAGGAGGTTTTCCAGGGGCTCGCTCGCACCCTGCCAAGAGACAGGGAACCGGTTTTCACCGCAATGGACTCACCGGATGCTGCCCTGTGGCTCCAGAGTGCCGATTGCCACAACTGCCTGATCATTACATCCGGAACACGGGCAGCTGAATCCGCGCAAGGGCAAACGCGAAAGGCACGGGTGCTCAGCATCACCGTACCTGCCATCAGCTACGAGCGCGTCATGGATAGTCGCGGGGGTGATCCGCGTTTTGCGGCCATCTTCATGGACATCCCACTGGAACGCCGGGTGGAGATCGTACGCCAGCACGTGCCTGCCCTGAACCGCTTCGCCATCGTTCAGAGCCCGGGGTTTGGAACCACCCCGGACAACACCAGCCTCCGTGAAAAGGACGACCCCCTGTCCCTGCTGCGGTTCGCCGCGAAGGAGGACGACCTGATCCCCACCTTCATCCAGGCATCAAGGGAAGCGGATGCCATCCTCACCGTCCCCGACCGGCGCATCTACAACCCTCGTACCATCGTCAGTATCATGATGACCACGTACCGGCAGGGGACGCCGTTGATTGGTCATTCCGAGGCCCTTCACCGGGCGGGAGCCCTGATGTCCATCCACAGTCCGCCACAGGCCCTGGGCCGCGAGGCCGGCCAGTACATTCAGTCCCTGAGTGGCCCCGACGACTGGGTGGCGGTGCGCCGCCATACCGAAGTCCACCAGGTCTCCATCAATCGCCAGGTGGCCCGTTCCCTGCGCATCACGGTGGAAGAGCCCTGA
- a CDS encoding TonB-dependent siderophore receptor — translation MGTTLLLPLGLPAWAGEWSPTEQDFFMDLPVALTATRLEQPLSEAPASITVIDREWLQASQARDLTDLLRLVPGFIIGQHNGRQPMVVYQGLGQQFARQMQVLIDGRSIYSPTNGGAQWAELGLSLEEIERIEVIRGPNAAAYGSNSFSAIVNILTRHSGDTQGQLLSTSLGTAGIRDVQYRLGASTPDAALSYRITAGQKSSDGLSEQHDEFTLTKVNARADWHFAPGLVLMAGTGLAESRKTTGEGEQPIFRNDQVDGGYVHLRLEDQRDMETHHVFQYYFEQNTTWDEFAITPDRRGKATSRRHDLELERHSKPASDTQLVLGGGIRVDRSRSNYYFDDGDWISNELYRLFGHLEWKPTPQWLVHLGGMYEHNDLVGGEFMPRAGITFIASEQHSIRLVTSRAIRTPSLVEAFAAARPPYSENALLTTEDNLQAEVIRSYELGYHGQFDQGRVTVDLKGFHNTIERIIQMPYEAIINAQPPGVFRNEGSLRISGVEAEFGYRPHRRLRLMGGLSLMQARSDDHGQTQADSVPSHVLNLGMILRPSDDWRIMTSYYHYSDVQWIDDPGSRPADAGDGFLDLHLTYDLSPRVEASLSITDLLASGYDTRSPDSNWRANPRKTGAWFTLSAEF, via the coding sequence GGCTGGCGAATGGTCCCCCACGGAGCAGGATTTTTTCATGGATCTGCCGGTGGCCCTGACGGCCACCCGTCTGGAGCAGCCTCTCTCCGAGGCGCCGGCATCCATTACGGTCATCGACCGGGAGTGGCTGCAGGCCAGCCAGGCTCGCGACCTGACGGACCTGCTTCGACTGGTGCCAGGATTCATCATCGGGCAACACAATGGCAGACAGCCCATGGTCGTTTACCAAGGTCTAGGACAGCAGTTTGCTCGCCAGATGCAGGTGCTGATTGATGGCCGATCGATTTATAGCCCCACCAACGGTGGTGCTCAGTGGGCCGAACTGGGGCTGTCTCTGGAGGAAATCGAACGCATCGAAGTCATTCGGGGACCCAATGCCGCTGCATACGGCTCTAATTCCTTTTCCGCCATTGTTAACATACTGACACGCCATTCTGGAGACACTCAGGGACAGCTACTATCGACAAGCCTGGGTACGGCAGGTATTCGCGACGTTCAGTATCGTCTCGGAGCAAGCACCCCAGACGCTGCCCTTTCCTATCGGATAACCGCCGGGCAAAAGTCCAGTGATGGTCTTAGCGAGCAACACGATGAATTCACGTTGACGAAGGTAAATGCGCGCGCCGATTGGCATTTTGCGCCTGGTTTGGTCCTCATGGCTGGTACCGGCCTTGCTGAGTCCCGAAAGACCACCGGTGAAGGCGAACAACCCATATTTCGCAACGACCAAGTGGACGGTGGATATGTGCATTTGCGACTTGAGGATCAGCGGGACATGGAGACCCACCATGTATTTCAATATTATTTCGAGCAAAACACCACTTGGGATGAGTTTGCAATCACACCTGATCGCCGCGGCAAGGCCACATCCCGCCGCCACGATTTAGAGTTGGAACGGCACTCCAAGCCCGCCAGCGATACACAACTGGTACTGGGCGGAGGAATCCGGGTGGATCGCTCACGCTCAAACTATTATTTCGATGATGGTGACTGGATCAGCAATGAACTCTACCGGCTATTTGGCCACTTGGAATGGAAGCCGACTCCCCAATGGTTGGTGCATCTGGGCGGGATGTACGAACACAATGACCTTGTGGGTGGTGAATTCATGCCCCGGGCTGGTATTACCTTTATTGCCAGTGAGCAACACAGTATCCGCCTGGTCACCTCGCGCGCCATACGAACACCCAGCCTTGTGGAGGCCTTCGCTGCGGCCCGCCCTCCTTACAGCGAAAATGCTTTACTCACCACCGAAGACAACCTCCAGGCGGAGGTCATCCGCTCCTACGAACTGGGTTACCATGGGCAATTCGACCAAGGTCGCGTCACTGTCGACCTCAAGGGGTTTCACAACACCATCGAACGGATCATCCAGATGCCCTACGAGGCCATCATCAATGCACAGCCCCCCGGGGTATTCCGCAACGAAGGCAGCCTGCGCATCAGCGGTGTGGAGGCCGAATTCGGCTACCGCCCCCACCGGCGCCTGCGCCTGATGGGCGGGCTGAGCCTGATGCAGGCCCGTAGTGATGATCACGGCCAGACACAGGCTGATTCCGTACCTTCCCATGTGCTGAACCTGGGCATGATCCTGCGCCCCAGTGATGACTGGCGCATCATGACCAGCTACTACCACTACAGCGATGTACAGTGGATTGATGATCCCGGCAGTCGCCCCGCGGACGCGGGGGACGGTTTCCTGGATCTTCACCTGACCTACGACCTGTCCCCCAGGGTGGAAGCCTCACTTTCCATCACCGACCTGCTGGCCAGTGGCTACGACACCCGCTCGCCGGACTCGAACTGGCGTGCCAACCCTCGCAAGACGGGGGCCTGGTTTACCCTGAGTGCCGAGTTCTGA